A single window of Triplophysa rosa linkage group LG2, Trosa_1v2, whole genome shotgun sequence DNA harbors:
- the LOC130549850 gene encoding chemerin-like receptor 1, whose amino-acid sequence MSITPDYDNFLLELKANQTEKEHYQNQIRMMYLVTYGIVLVLGLTLNFILMFVGWQKYKSYKKIAIWVLALSATHLIFCGAVVFQLLYAYYEFVWYYGTVTCKLSSYITYGSMYSTASILGLWSISSAFSKSACIKRSKNCYIFLILFSWTLAAVLAMPSLFSREVQLVQCVDDYDFEDFKTTPDAIKKLKAVVVSRFLFGLVIPAFVMFVSCCVASKSFHNRCIQCKKQTQIICAVKVTYFVCWGPQIVLTLLQATTNNLHPNAFKYGLPTATALATTHCFMCPLIYILGECSIKMHWMTHDPEYIEERADQTIHLVNKSSA is encoded by the coding sequence ATGTCGATCACCCCAGACTATGACAACTTTTTGTTGGAGCTTAAAGCAAATCAAACTGAGAAAGAGCATTACCAAAATCAGATCCGGATGATGTACCTTGTTACATACGGAATCGTCCTTGTCCTGGGTCTGACCCTCAACTTCATCCTTATGTTCGTTGGATGGCAGAAATACAAGAGTTACAAGAAGATTGCCATTTGGGTTTTGGCATTGTCTGCAACACACTTAATATTCTGTGGAGCTGTAGTGTTTCAATTGCTCTATGCTTATTATGAATTCGTATGGTATTATGGAACTGTGACTTGCAAGCTGTCGTCCTACATCACCTACGGTAGCATGTATTCCACAGCGTCCATCCTGGGTCTTTGGAGCATTAGCTCTGCTTTTTCCAAAAGTGCATGCATAAAAAGATCCAAGAACTGCtacatttttctgattttattCTCTTGGACTTTAGCGGCTGTCCTTGCAATGCCATCGCTCTTTTCCAGAGAGGTTCAGCTGGTTCAGTGTGTTGACGACTATGACTTTGAAGATTTTAAAACAACTCCAGATGCCATTAAAAAGCTGAAGGCTGTCGTTGTGTCACGATTTCTGTTCGGGCTTGTCATCCCTGCTTTTGTAATGTTCGTCAGTTGCTGTGTGGCATCCAAATCCTTTCACAATAGATGTATACAATGTAAGAAGCAGACACAGATTATTTGTGCTGTAAAGGTCACATACTTTGTGTGCTGGGGCCCGCAAATTGTCTTAACCCTGCTTCAAGCTACGACAAATAATCTACAcccaaatgcatttaaatatggACTTCCAACCGCAACGGCACTTGCTACAACACACTGCTTCATGTGTCCTCTCATCTACATTTTAGGAGAATGTAGCATTAAAATGCACTGGATGACGCATGACCCTGAATACATTGAAGAGAGAGCAGATCAGACAATCCATTTGGTAAATAAGAGCAGTGCATAA